Proteins from a genomic interval of Heteronotia binoei isolate CCM8104 ecotype False Entrance Well chromosome 5, APGP_CSIRO_Hbin_v1, whole genome shotgun sequence:
- the LOC132571915 gene encoding natural cytotoxicity triggering receptor 3-like — protein MPAFDTFLSYLITILIVSRAQELVVSQPRSAQGTEGRSITLRCSYNYISKPKVGSYQWVKDPGLVVVKNSTPEFTGRVNCTSDHHFLLDQRADLEIRDLRHYDSGIYRCVVSLYGVQEASGNGTKLQVMKAAGASKDNEKEKGVSLLMGLGPGLGSVLVASAAVPLMFLYCRKRQGENEEGRP, from the exons ATGCCTGCCTTTGACACCTTCTTATCCTACCTCATCACTATTCTCATAGTTTCTCGAGCTCAGGAACTCGTGGTCTCCCAGCCCAGGTCTGCGCAAGGCACTGAAGGCAGGTCTATCACCTTAAGGTGTTCCTACAACTATATCTCCAAGCCAAAGGTTGGCAGCTACCAGTGGGTGAAGGATCCAGGCCTGGTGGTGGTCAAAAACTCCACCCCAGAATTCACGGGAAGGGTGAATTGCACCTCCGACCACCACTTCCTCTTGGACCAGAGAGCAGACTTAGAGATACGAGATCTGAGACATTATGACTCGGGGATATACAGATGTGTGGTGAGCCTCTACGGTGTACAAGAAGCCTCAGGAAATGGGACTAAGCTCCAAGTGATGAAAGCAGCAGGAG CTTCTAAGGACAATGAAAAGGAAAAGGGTGTCTCACTGCTGATGGGGCTTGGGCCAGGCCTGGGCTCTGTCCTGGTGGCCTCTGCAGCTGTTCCCCTGATGTTTCTGTACTGTAGGAAGAGACAAGGTGAGAATGAAGAAGGAAGACCTTGA